TCATTTCTGCCGTTTATTCTCCATGGTGACAGGTTCTTCGGTGGCGGGCTACATTTTAAAGCGCCGTCTTGACCACGCGCTGGCCGAAATCGCCGGAGGCCGCCGGGCCATCAAGGTGGTACTGGAATACGGCTTTGATACTTATGCCGGGTTTTACAAGGCCTTTATCAAGATGTATGGTTGCTCCCCCCGCCAGTACCTTCGTCTTTATCAAGGACATCAACCGACAAAACCGGAGGTGGTTAAGGTGTATACCGAAAAAGAACTACGGAAAATTTTAGCCAATTGGGCGATCCCGGAAAATCTACCCGTCCGCGATCTCTACCGCACGGACGGCGCCAAAGTTTCCGGCAAGGTTTGGCAGGTAGGAGAAGATTATCTTTTGAAAGCCGGCGACCGCGGGAAAATGATGAAAAACCTGAAAATAGCCAAAGCCCTGCACGGGCAGGGCTTTGCCTCTTCCCTCCCCGTCCCCACCAAAACCGGGCATGATTATTGGGAAGAGCAAGAGGTATTTATTCTCACGCGCGGTTTAAAAGGCGGCCCTCTGCCCAAAGCCGAGCGTTTTGGCGCCAGGCGGGTCAAGTTTGCCGAGGAATATGGCCGGAGCATCGCCAGACTCCACAAGGCGCTGAAGTCCATCCAGAAGGAGCTTTTATGCGATGAGGTAAATCTCGATCAGCATGTGCGCGCGTGGGCCCTGCCGAGTGTGGAACGGCAAAACATCCAGTGGCGGATGGGGCTGGCGGACAGCTTCTTTCAGGACTTTGGCGAAGGCTTTGGTCTTCTCTATGCCAAGCTGCCGAAACAACTCATTCACCGGGACCCCAACCCTTGCAATATCCTGTTTGACGGTGAGACGGTCAGCGGGTTTATCGATTTTGAGCTGAGTGAAATTAACATTCGCTTATGGGATGTCTGTTACTGCGCAACGGGAATCTTATCGGAAAGCAGCGACGAAGCCTATGCGCAATGGTTGGAGATCCTCGGCAGCATCCTTAGGGGTTACGACCGGGAGGAAAGACTGACCCCGGAAGAAAAAGAGGCCGTCTTCTATGTGATCTGCGCCATTCAGATGGTTTGTATCGCTTTTTTTGCCGGCCATGACCAGTACGAGGAACTTGCCAAAACCAACCGCCGGATGCTCCAATTTATCGTTGCCCGGAAAGATAATATTAATCAGCTCACTCGCTTCTGAAAACCACCGTCACCGCGGTCCCCTTTCCCGGCTCGCTGTCGAGTTCAAGCCGGGCCTGATGCAATTCGGCGCCGTGCTTGACAATGGAAAGGCCCAGCCCCGTCCCGCCGGTCGCCCGGGAATGGGATCGGTCGATCCGGTAAAAGCGTTCAAAGATCCGGCCTTGGTGCTCCCGGGGGATGCCGAAACCGTTGTCCTGAACGGTCAAACGGACTTCTCCGGCGGCCGCGGCGACCTTCACTTCCACCCGGCCTTTTTCCCAATTGTATTTAATGGCATTATCGCACAGGTTGTAGACTATGTCCTCAAGAATGGGCCTGACCCCGGAGACGACCGCCCTTTCCCCGCTGACGGAGAGACTAATCTGTTTTTCCTGGGCCAACGGGGCGAGTCGCCCCGCCACTTCTTGCGCCAAGGCCAATAAATCAATCTTCTCCCAGGGAAGCTGGAGATTTTGCTCATCCAGCCGGGAGAGTTTAATGGTATCTTCGACCAGCCGGAGGAGATGCCTGGCTTCCGCATAGATGCGGCCGGCGGCAGCGGCCATATCTTCCGGTTTTACCATGCCGTTCTTCATCAGTTCGGCATAACCCAGAATGGAGGTGAGGGGTGTTTTGAGCTCATGAGAGACATTGGCCGTAAACTCCCGGCGCATTTTTTCCGCGTTATGTTTTTCCGTAATGTCCAAAATGAAGAGAATCACCCCCCGGACCTGTTGCCCGGCCAGGACCGGACTGGCCAGCAAATCAAAGGTATTTTCCCCCTTCGTCAGAGTATCTTCATAGGGTTGCCCGCCCAGCGCCGCCGCCACGGCTTTTTGCAGGGGGATGCTCCGGTTGAGGGTTGAGAAATGCCGGTTAAGATTTTCACCAGCGCCAACTCCAAAAATCGCCGCGGCGCTTTTATTAAGCGACAGGATCTGTCCCTTGCTGTTTAAGATAATGATTCCTTCCCGGATATTTTCCGTGATGGCGTTGAACTCTTCCTGCTTCTCCCGGAGCTTTTGGAATTGCCTTGCGATCTCCTCCTTTTGCCTGGCCATCCGGGTAAGCAAGGGGGATAATTCATCATAAACCTCATTGGCCAGCGGCTCGTCCAAATTCAGGTTGTTGAGGGGGACAATGATCTTCCCGGTCAACAGGTTGGCCAGGAGCATGGTGAGGGCAAAGACCGGCAATAGCATCAGGGCGATATAGGGGAGCAATCCGAAAACGGCTTTGAAGACACTGTGGATGGAGGCGGACACCCGGAGCACGGTTCCGTCCGTCAGGCGTACCGCCCGGTAAAAGGTCTGGGTCCCAAGGGTTTTCGAAAGATGGACCGCCTCCCCGGCCCCGTCCCGCAACGCCGCCATGATTTCCGGCCGGTTGCCATGGTTTTCCATGCCGGCAGGCTCCGCCCGGTTATCAAACAAGACCGTCCCATCCTCTGCTACCCAGGTGATTCTGCTGGTAGTATCCTCCATGGCCAGCTTGGAAAAGTCCAATGGCCCGTTCTGGTTGTAACTGGCCGCCAACAAAAGCGCTTCATTCCGGATTTCCTGTTGCATGCGGCGGTAGAATTCCCGGTAGATCACCCCGGTAATCAGCAAGGAAGTACAGAAGATCGTGACGAGCGCCAGCAAAAGCATGCTTTGGTAAATCCGCTTTTTCATGTTTCTCCTCCAATTTTGTAGCCAACCCCCCGGACTGTTTCAATCACGGAACCGGCTGCACCAAGCTTTTGCCGGAGGGTTCGGATATGCACATCCACGGTCCGGGTTTCCCCTTGGTAATCATAACCCCACACTTCCTGCAGGAGCTGATCCCTGGTCAGCACAATCCCTTTGTTTTCCAACAAATATTTGAGGAGCATAAATTCCTTCAGGGTCAGCGTCACTTCCCGCCCGTCAACCAGGACAAGGTGGCGCGCCACATCCATCATCAGCCGGCCGGCGGTTAATTCGCTGGGGTTGACCGGCTGACCCGCCCGGCGGAGAACCGCTTTCACCCGGGAAAGGAATTCCATAATCCCGAAAGGCTTGGTGATATAATCATCCGCCCCGCTGTCCAGGCCGACCACTTTATCATATTCGGCGCCCTTGGCCGTGATCATGACGACGGGAATCGCCCGGGTGCGCGCGGAAGCCTTGAGGCGTTTTAGGATGGTAAGGCCGTCTTCGCCGGGGAGCATAATATCAAGGAGGATCAAAGACGGCAAAGCATTCTCCAGGGCGGCATAAAAAGGCCCGCTTTCACTGAAACCGCGTGCTTCATAACCGTTGACTTTTAGGGCATAAATGATGAGCTCCCGGATGCTGCTGTCATCTTCCACACAATAGATCATTTCCCCACCCCGTTTCGATGCCGGCCGGTGATGGCAAACTCAACCCATTCGGCGATATTGGTGGCATGGTCACCGATCCGCTCAAAATACTTGGCGATCATGATCAGGTCAATGGCAAATTCGCCGCTTTTGGCATCTTTGTTGATTAGCCGGATCAAATCTTTTTTTACCTGAATAAACAACTCGTCAACCACATCATCGTACTCGATGACCGCTTTGGCCAGCTCCAAATCCTGCCGGACAAAGGCATCGATACTGCCGGTCACCATCTTAATCGTGGCTTCCGCCATCGCGGCGATGGGTTTGGTCTCCGGTGCCGCCTCAATCTTGGCCTGTATAGTGATCTCCGCAATATCGCCGGCTTGATCGCCGATGCGTTCCAGATCGGTGATCATTTTCAACGCCGACGAAATCTGCCTTAAATCCCTGGCCACCGGTTGCTGCTGGAGGAGGAGCTTCAGGCAGAGTCCTTCAATCTCCCTTTCCTGCTGGTCGATTTCGACATCGGCCTCCAGCGCCTTTTTAGCCAGGGCAAGGTCATTATTTAGCAAAGCCTTGACCGCATTGGCGATGGCTTCTTCGCAGAGGGCGCCCATCCGGATCAGCCGGGTTTTCAAGAGTTCCAGTTGTTCATCGAATTTACTCCGCATTACCCGTACCTCCCCGTGATATACTCCTCCGTCCGTCGATCCTTCGGCATGGCGAAGAGCTCCTCCGCACTGGCATATTCAATCAGTTCGCCTTGGAGAAAAAAGGCGGTAGCGTCGGCGATCCGCACGGCTTGTTGCATATTATGGGTAACAACGACTATAGTATATTTCTTTTTTAATTCGCCAACCAGGTCTTCAATCTTGGCGGTGGAAACCGGATCCAGGGCCGAGGTGGGTTCATCCATCAGCAACACTTCCGGTTCTACCGCCAACGCCCGGGCAATGCAGAGCCGCTGCTGCTGGCCGCCGGAGAGCTCCAGGGCGCTTTTTTTGAGGCGGTCCTTCAACTCCTCCCAAATCGCCGCCTGCCGCAAGGAGTACTCAACGATCTCATCCAATCTGATTTTGCTGCGGATGCCATGGGTCCGCGGGCCGAAGGCCACATTATCATAAACGCTCATCGGGAAGGGATTGGGCTTTTGAAAGACCATCCCCACCCGTTTCCGCAGGAAGTTTACATCCATCTCCCCATAAATATTTACGTTATCCAAAAAAACCGCTCCGCTGATCCGGCAACCCGCCACCAGCTCATTCAAGCGGTTCAGGCTTTTGAGCAGCGTTGACTTTCCGCAGCCGGAGGGCCCAATCAAAGCGGTAATTACGTTTGCTTTGATCGTCATGTTGATTTGTTTCAAGGCCTGAAAATCTCCGTAGTAGACATCAAGGTTTTCGATGCGGATTTTATCCATAAGGCCTCCCTTCTCCTTTTATGGCATTAAACTTTTCCCAGCTTTTTACCGGCCAATTCCGAGAGCCAGTTGATTAAGGCCACCATCATAAACAGAACAACCGCGGTGGCCGCTGCCTGGTTGACATGCAATCCCTCGCTGGCCAGGGCAAAGAGGTGGACCGCCAAGGTGCGGGTGGAGTCGAAGAGAAAGTCCCTGCCCCCGGGTATTTCGGCAACCGTGCCGGCGGTATAGATCAGGGCCGCCGTCTCGCCGACCACCCGGCCGATCCCCAGGATGACGCCGGCCAATATTCCGCGCGCCGCCGAAGGAAGCACAATTTGAAAGACGGTCCTTAACTTACCGGCACCCAGCCCGTAGCTGCCTTCCCGGTAGGCCGCGGGGACTGCCTTCAGGGCTTCCTCCGCCGTCCGCATGATCAGCGGCAAAATCATCATGGCCAACGTGAAGGCGCCGGCCAGCAGCGACATTCCCCAACCGAGGGCGGTGACAAAAAACAGCAGACCAAAGAGGCCGTAAACAATTGAAGGGATCCCGGCCAAGGTCTCGGCGGTAATCCGGACCATCCCAACAAACCCATTTCTTTTCTGCGCATATTCCACCAGGTAAATGGCGGCAAAGATGCCAACCGGCGCGGCCAGAAGCAGCGCGATCAAGGTCATCAGCACCGTATTGATCAGCGCGGGCATTAGCGACATGTTCACAGTATTATATTTCCACGCAAAAAGCCCGGGTTTGAGGTGGGGGATCCCCTTGATCATGATATATCCGGTTAAAAAGAGGAGACTTCCGAGCGTGAGCAGAGCGGCAGCCATCACCAGGAGAAACAAAAGAAGGGACAGAGGGCTACGCTGGTAGGCGTTGAGCTTGCACCGTAATGACCTTTTATAGCTCGCTTCCATCAACCCGCCCTCCTTTTCAGAAAGGATAATCCTAAATTGAGCAAAAGAATGAAGGCAAAAAGCACCACCGCGGTGGCAATCAAGGCCTCCCGGTGCAGGTCCGCCGCATAACCCATTTCCAGCACAATGTTGGCCGTCAGCGTCCGGACGCCTTTCAGCAGTCCGGCCGGCATTCTGGCCTGATTCCCGGCCACCATGACGACGGCCATGGTCTCGCCGATCGCCCGGCCGACGCCGAGGACGACCGCCGTCATGATCCCGGATTTGGCGGCCGGCAGTTCAATAAAGAAGATACTCCTTTCCCGGCTCGCCCCCAGGGCCAAACCGCCTTCGTAATAGCTTTGCGGCACCGCCCGGAGCGCCGCTTCGCTGACACTGGTAACCGTCGGCAAGATCATCAGGCCCAACAGAAGCGAAGCCGTCAAGATGCTGTGGCCGGTCCCCCCAAAAGTATCACGGATCAGGGGCACGAGCACAACCAGGCCGAAAAAGCCGTACACGACGGAAGGGATTCCGGCCAGCAGGTTGATGGCCGGCTTGAAAAAACGGTACAATTTGGCTGGACAGTACCGGGCCATGAAGATGGCGGTCAGGATCCCGACGGGAACCCCGATCCCGGCCGCGCCGGCGGTCACAGAGATGCTGCCCAGGATCATCGGAAGGATCCCGTAGGCCGGCGGCACATTATTTGGCTTCCAGCCTCTCCCCAGTAAAAAATCGAAGACCCCGATTTTAACCATCGCCGGAATGCCGTTGCGCAACAAGAACAAACAAATGAGGAGCACCGCCAGGATAGAGGTACCGGCGGCCATAAGGAAGATTCCTTGCATGATCCTTTCCTGGTATTTCCCCATCAATTTCCACTCCTTATCAGCTGGATCCGCCCGCTTATGGTTTAACCCGTACGGCAACGGCCGGGCCCGGTAGCCAGCGTGCGCGCTACTCGGTAATCTGCGCCCAAGAGGTGATTTCCCCTTTGAAAATCTCTCTAATTTGCTCGCTGGTCAGATTAGCCACGGGATTTTCCTTATGCACAATCACCGCCAGCCCGTCGAGGGCGATCACGGTCGCCTGCAGTCTTTTTCGTTCGTTTTCCTTCAGTTCGCGGGAGGCCATCGCAATCTCGCAAGTTCCTTCGATGGCCGAGTTTAGACCGGTGGTGGAATCACTGAGCTGAATTTCTATTTCGGCCTTGCTGTTCAATTGCAAGTAAGCTTCTTTCAACTTTTCCATCACCGGTGTGACCGAGGAAGAGCCCGCCACCCCTATTTTCCCTGCCGGTCGGGTGCCGCGGTAGGGC
The window above is part of the Capillibacterium thermochitinicola genome. Proteins encoded here:
- the pstC gene encoding phosphate ABC transporter permease subunit PstC, which translates into the protein MGKYQERIMQGIFLMAAGTSILAVLLICLFLLRNGIPAMVKIGVFDFLLGRGWKPNNVPPAYGILPMILGSISVTAGAAGIGVPVGILTAIFMARYCPAKLYRFFKPAINLLAGIPSVVYGFFGLVVLVPLIRDTFGGTGHSILTASLLLGLMILPTVTSVSEAALRAVPQSYYEGGLALGASRERSIFFIELPAAKSGIMTAVVLGVGRAIGETMAVVMVAGNQARMPAGLLKGVRTLTANIVLEMGYAADLHREALIATAVVLFAFILLLNLGLSFLKRRAG
- a CDS encoding helix-turn-helix domain-containing protein yields the protein MPYLEVIKAALDYIEENLKTRITAEELAQRANYSTYHFCRLFSMVTGSSVAGYILKRRLDHALAEIAGGRRAIKVVLEYGFDTYAGFYKAFIKMYGCSPRQYLRLYQGHQPTKPEVVKVYTEKELRKILANWAIPENLPVRDLYRTDGAKVSGKVWQVGEDYLLKAGDRGKMMKNLKIAKALHGQGFASSLPVPTKTGHDYWEEQEVFILTRGLKGGPLPKAERFGARRVKFAEEYGRSIARLHKALKSIQKELLCDEVNLDQHVRAWALPSVERQNIQWRMGLADSFFQDFGEGFGLLYAKLPKQLIHRDPNPCNILFDGETVSGFIDFELSEINIRLWDVCYCATGILSESSDEAYAQWLEILGSILRGYDREERLTPEEKEAVFYVICAIQMVCIAFFAGHDQYEELAKTNRRMLQFIVARKDNINQLTRF
- a CDS encoding response regulator transcription factor, whose translation is MIYCVEDDSSIRELIIYALKVNGYEARGFSESGPFYAALENALPSLILLDIMLPGEDGLTILKRLKASARTRAIPVVMITAKGAEYDKVVGLDSGADDYITKPFGIMEFLSRVKAVLRRAGQPVNPSELTAGRLMMDVARHLVLVDGREVTLTLKEFMLLKYLLENKGIVLTRDQLLQEVWGYDYQGETRTVDVHIRTLRQKLGAAGSVIETVRGVGYKIGGET
- the pstA gene encoding phosphate ABC transporter permease PstA, giving the protein MEASYKRSLRCKLNAYQRSPLSLLLFLLVMAAALLTLGSLLFLTGYIMIKGIPHLKPGLFAWKYNTVNMSLMPALINTVLMTLIALLLAAPVGIFAAIYLVEYAQKRNGFVGMVRITAETLAGIPSIVYGLFGLLFFVTALGWGMSLLAGAFTLAMMILPLIMRTAEEALKAVPAAYREGSYGLGAGKLRTVFQIVLPSAARGILAGVILGIGRVVGETAALIYTAGTVAEIPGGRDFLFDSTRTLAVHLFALASEGLHVNQAAATAVVLFMMVALINWLSELAGKKLGKV
- the phoU gene encoding phosphate signaling complex protein PhoU, whose amino-acid sequence is MRSKFDEQLELLKTRLIRMGALCEEAIANAVKALLNNDLALAKKALEADVEIDQQEREIEGLCLKLLLQQQPVARDLRQISSALKMITDLERIGDQAGDIAEITIQAKIEAAPETKPIAAMAEATIKMVTGSIDAFVRQDLELAKAVIEYDDVVDELFIQVKKDLIRLINKDAKSGEFAIDLIMIAKYFERIGDHATNIAEWVEFAITGRHRNGVGK
- a CDS encoding sensor histidine kinase; the encoded protein is MKKRIYQSMLLLALVTIFCTSLLITGVIYREFYRRMQQEIRNEALLLAASYNQNGPLDFSKLAMEDTTSRITWVAEDGTVLFDNRAEPAGMENHGNRPEIMAALRDGAGEAVHLSKTLGTQTFYRAVRLTDGTVLRVSASIHSVFKAVFGLLPYIALMLLPVFALTMLLANLLTGKIIVPLNNLNLDEPLANEVYDELSPLLTRMARQKEEIARQFQKLREKQEEFNAITENIREGIIILNSKGQILSLNKSAAAIFGVGAGENLNRHFSTLNRSIPLQKAVAAALGGQPYEDTLTKGENTFDLLASPVLAGQQVRGVILFILDITEKHNAEKMRREFTANVSHELKTPLTSILGYAELMKNGMVKPEDMAAAAGRIYAEARHLLRLVEDTIKLSRLDEQNLQLPWEKIDLLALAQEVAGRLAPLAQEKQISLSVSGERAVVSGVRPILEDIVYNLCDNAIKYNWEKGRVEVKVAAAAGEVRLTVQDNGFGIPREHQGRIFERFYRIDRSHSRATGGTGLGLSIVKHGAELHQARLELDSEPGKGTAVTVVFRSE
- the pstB gene encoding phosphate ABC transporter ATP-binding protein PstB, with translation MDKIRIENLDVYYGDFQALKQINMTIKANVITALIGPSGCGKSTLLKSLNRLNELVAGCRISGAVFLDNVNIYGEMDVNFLRKRVGMVFQKPNPFPMSVYDNVAFGPRTHGIRSKIRLDEIVEYSLRQAAIWEELKDRLKKSALELSGGQQQRLCIARALAVEPEVLLMDEPTSALDPVSTAKIEDLVGELKKKYTIVVVTHNMQQAVRIADATAFFLQGELIEYASAEELFAMPKDRRTEEYITGRYG